In a single window of the Pseudomonas oryzihabitans genome:
- the fliS gene encoding flagellar export chaperone FliS, with protein MNAMTAMRQYQQVGLQAQVFEASPHQLIQMLMQGALDRLAKAQGALERGWLPEKGELIGKTVSIIAGLKDVLDFEQGGEIATNLDRLYDYMIRRLSEANRNNDPVILEEVSGLIREIKSGWDAIAP; from the coding sequence GAACGCAATGACGGCCATGCGCCAATACCAGCAAGTCGGTTTGCAGGCGCAGGTGTTCGAAGCCAGTCCCCATCAGCTGATCCAGATGCTCATGCAGGGCGCCTTGGATCGTCTGGCCAAGGCTCAAGGTGCCCTTGAGCGGGGTTGGCTGCCGGAGAAGGGTGAGCTGATCGGCAAGACCGTATCTATCATCGCCGGCTTGAAGGACGTTCTGGATTTCGAGCAGGGTGGCGAGATCGCGACTAACCTGGATCGCCTGTACGACTACATGATCCGCCGGCTCAGCGAAGCCAACCGCAACAATGATCCTGTTATCCTGGAAGAAGTATCCGGCCTGATCCGCGAGATCAAATCCGGCTGGGATGCCATTGCCCCCTGA
- a CDS encoding sigma-54 dependent transcriptional regulator has protein sequence MWRETKILLIDDEAERRKAVSVILDFLGEAHLACTSSDWQSSLEALDSSRQVSCVLVGRVDSRGNSVELLKQVVAWDEMVPLLLLGEAAQPEWPDDVRRRVLVSLQYPLAYNKLLDSLHRAQVYREMYDQARDRGRQREPELFRSLVGTSRAIQGVRKMMQQVADTEATVLILGESGTGKEVVARNLHFHSKRREAPFVPVNCGAIPAELLESELFGHEKGAFTGAITSRAGRFELANTGTLFLDEIGDMPLPMQVKLLRVLQERTYERVGSNKTQSVDVRIIAATHKNLEQMIAAGTFREDLYYRLNVFPIDMAPLRERGEDIPLLINELIARMEHEKRGSIRFNSAAIMSLCRHEWPGNVRELANLVERMAIMHPYGVIGVAELPLKFRYVEDEADPMVESLREELQEREAMAGIGTVEVSSSALLPSEGLDLKDYLANLEKSFIQQALDDAGGVVARAAERLRIRRTTLVEKMRKYGMGRRDDEFDEEI, from the coding sequence ATGTGGCGTGAAACCAAGATCCTTCTGATCGACGATGAAGCCGAGCGGCGCAAGGCGGTATCGGTCATTCTCGATTTTCTCGGCGAGGCTCATCTCGCCTGCACCAGTTCCGATTGGCAGTCCTCCCTCGAAGCGCTCGACAGCAGTCGGCAGGTCAGCTGCGTGCTGGTCGGGCGCGTCGACAGTCGCGGCAACAGCGTCGAGCTGCTCAAGCAGGTGGTGGCCTGGGACGAGATGGTTCCGCTGCTGCTGCTGGGCGAAGCGGCGCAACCGGAGTGGCCGGACGACGTACGTCGGCGGGTACTGGTTTCTCTCCAGTATCCGCTGGCCTACAACAAGCTCCTGGATTCCCTGCATCGCGCCCAGGTCTATCGGGAGATGTACGACCAGGCCCGGGACCGGGGCCGACAGCGCGAGCCCGAGCTGTTCCGTAGTCTGGTAGGTACCAGCCGCGCCATTCAGGGCGTGCGCAAGATGATGCAGCAGGTGGCCGATACCGAGGCCACGGTGCTCATCCTGGGCGAATCCGGCACTGGCAAGGAGGTGGTGGCGCGCAACCTGCACTTCCACTCCAAGCGCCGCGAGGCACCCTTCGTGCCGGTCAACTGCGGCGCCATTCCCGCCGAGTTGCTGGAAAGCGAACTGTTCGGCCATGAGAAGGGTGCCTTCACCGGCGCCATCACCAGCCGCGCCGGTCGCTTCGAACTGGCCAACACCGGCACCCTGTTCCTCGACGAGATCGGCGACATGCCGCTGCCCATGCAGGTCAAGCTGCTACGGGTGCTGCAGGAGCGGACCTATGAGCGGGTAGGCAGCAACAAGACCCAGAGCGTGGACGTGCGCATCATCGCCGCGACCCACAAGAATCTGGAGCAGATGATCGCCGCGGGCACCTTCCGTGAAGACCTCTACTACCGCCTCAACGTCTTCCCCATCGACATGGCGCCGCTGCGCGAACGGGGTGAGGACATCCCGCTGCTGATCAACGAACTGATCGCGCGCATGGAGCACGAGAAGCGCGGCTCCATCCGCTTCAACTCGGCGGCCATCATGTCGCTGTGCCGTCATGAGTGGCCAGGCAACGTCCGTGAATTGGCCAATCTGGTGGAACGCATGGCGATCATGCATCCCTACGGCGTCATCGGCGTGGCCGAGTTGCCACTCAAGTTCCGCTATGTGGAGGACGAAGCCGATCCCATGGTGGAGTCGCTGCGCGAGGAGCTGCAGGAGCGCGAGGCCATGGCCGGGATCGGGACCGTCGAGGTGTCATCGTCGGCGCTGCTGCCCAGCGAGGGCTTGGATCTCAAGGACTACCTGGCCAACCTGGAAAAGAGCTTTATCCAGCAGGCGCTGGACGATGCCGGTGGCGTCGTGGCGCGCGCTGCGGAACGGCTACGGATCCGCCGGACCACCCTGGTCGAGAAGATGCGCAAATACGGCATGGGCCGTCGCGACGACGAGTTCGACGAAGAGATCTAG
- the gnd gene encoding phosphogluconate dehydrogenase (NAD(+)-dependent, decarboxylating), whose translation MQLGIIGLGRMGGNIARRLMKHGHEVAVYDRSADTVADLGKEGAIATDGLDGVIAALAQPRAIWVMLPAGEPTEQTIAELADRLAPGDVIIDGGNTYYKDDIRRAKSLAEKGIDYVDVGTSGGVWGLERGYCMMIGGKSEAVERLEPIFEALAPGYGSIERTRGRNAPDERAERGFIFTGPAGSGHFVKMVHNGIEYGLMQAYAEGFDILKMKNSDKLPEDERFDLDLADIAEVWRRGSVVSSWLLDLTAQALAGDVELEKFSGSVADSGEGRWTIEAAIEEAVPVNVLSAALYARFRSRQQATYADKLLSAMRFGFGGHVEIPQ comes from the coding sequence ATGCAATTGGGAATCATCGGACTGGGCCGCATGGGCGGCAACATCGCACGGCGCTTGATGAAGCATGGACATGAAGTCGCGGTCTACGACCGCAGTGCCGATACCGTGGCCGACCTCGGCAAGGAAGGCGCCATCGCCACCGACGGTCTCGATGGCGTCATCGCTGCCCTGGCGCAGCCCCGTGCCATCTGGGTCATGCTGCCTGCCGGCGAGCCGACCGAGCAGACCATCGCCGAGCTGGCCGACCGCCTGGCTCCCGGTGACGTCATCATCGATGGCGGCAACACCTACTACAAGGACGACATCCGTCGCGCCAAGAGCCTGGCCGAGAAGGGCATCGACTATGTCGACGTCGGTACCTCCGGTGGTGTCTGGGGCCTGGAGCGCGGCTACTGCATGATGATCGGCGGCAAGTCCGAAGCCGTCGAGCGCCTGGAGCCCATCTTCGAAGCCCTGGCCCCTGGCTACGGCAGCATCGAGCGCACCCGTGGTCGCAACGCCCCGGACGAACGTGCCGAGCGTGGCTTCATCTTCACCGGTCCGGCGGGTTCGGGTCACTTCGTCAAGATGGTACACAACGGCATCGAATACGGCCTGATGCAGGCCTACGCCGAGGGCTTCGACATCCTCAAGATGAAGAACAGCGACAAGCTGCCGGAAGACGAGCGCTTCGACCTGGACCTGGCCGACATCGCCGAAGTCTGGCGTCGTGGCAGTGTGGTGTCCTCCTGGCTGCTGGACCTGACCGCCCAGGCCCTGGCCGGCGACGTCGAACTGGAGAAGTTCTCCGGCTCGGTAGCTGACAGCGGCGAAGGTCGCTGGACCATCGAGGCCGCCATCGAGGAAGCGGTACCGGTCAACGTCCTGTCCGCTGCCCTCTATGCGCGCTTCCGTTCCCGCCAGCAGGCCACCTACGCCGACAAGCTCTTGTCGGCCATGCGCTTCGGCTTCGGCGGCCACGTCGAAATCCCGCAGTAA
- a CDS encoding bifunctional transaldolase/phosoglucose isomerase, producing the protein MSNPLKQLTEQGQAVWLDFVSREFLGKGELQKLIERDGLTGVTSNPSIFEKAMGHGSDYDGSLEAFLEQADAEPVDVYEHLAIEDIQQAADILRPVYDRLEGRDGYVSLEVSPYLALDTRATLEEGRRLWQAVDRPNLMVKVPGTPEGAVAIRKLIEEGINVNVTLLFDRNAYMAVAEAYIAGLEARLHQGKDISRLASVASFFISRVDGVLDKLIDERKGSDGELAELRGKIAIANAKLAYQDYLRLIQSPRWKVLEAKGAHPQRLLWASTGSKDPAYPDTLYVDQLIGPDTVNTMPPKTMDAFRDHGTAAPMLSTDIEAAQRVVDATARFGLDLDGVAKRLVKDGARQFEDAADALLGAVGQKRLDFLGERLNAADYRLPHDLHEAVEARLDEARREGWSRRLWQGDASLWTGRDEDQWVGWLAAAQGRQADPVALSALADAVREEGLDTVVLLGMGGSSLGPEVLANTLGTATGGLDLKVLDSTDPAQIAALEEQLDLHKTLFLVSSKSGSTLEPEILRAYFHQAVERTLGADEVQRRFVAITDPGSKLEASATAEGYRAIFQGDPHIGGRYSVLSVFGMVPLALLGHSVADFFQVTQPMVLACSPSAPPAINPGIRLGVVLGEAVRAGRDKVTLIASPGVASLGAWLEQLLAESTGKQGKGIIPVDLEPLGAPDVYGTDRVFVSLVLDDEEDAERDSRLQALAAAGHPVVDIRLARPELIGQEFFRWEVATEVAGAVIGINPFDQPDVEASKIKTRALTDGYERDGRLAGDEPLLEEGALALFGDADLQGQDTARAAIKAHLARLQPGDYLAVLAYLERNAVHEEALGAMRDSIRDSKRVATVGGFGPRFLHSTGQAYKGGPNSGVFIQITADAQNDLEIPGRGLSFGVVEAAQAKGDLEVLAERGRRYLRVHIKGGDIDAGLQQIVELVEAAVA; encoded by the coding sequence ATGAGCAATCCACTCAAACAGCTGACGGAGCAGGGCCAGGCGGTCTGGCTCGATTTCGTCAGCCGTGAATTTCTTGGCAAGGGTGAGCTACAGAAGCTGATCGAGCGTGACGGCCTTACCGGCGTTACCTCCAATCCCTCGATCTTCGAGAAAGCCATGGGGCATGGCAGTGACTACGATGGCAGCCTCGAGGCTTTTCTGGAACAGGCGGATGCCGAGCCGGTGGACGTCTACGAGCATCTGGCCATCGAGGACATCCAGCAGGCGGCCGACATCCTGCGACCGGTCTATGACCGCCTCGAAGGGCGTGATGGCTATGTGAGCCTGGAAGTCTCGCCCTATCTGGCGCTGGATACCCGCGCCACCCTGGAGGAGGGCCGGCGCCTCTGGCAGGCAGTGGATCGGCCCAATCTCATGGTCAAGGTGCCTGGTACGCCCGAGGGGGCGGTGGCCATCCGCAAGTTGATCGAGGAGGGGATCAACGTCAACGTGACCCTGCTGTTCGATCGCAACGCCTACATGGCAGTGGCGGAAGCCTATATCGCGGGTCTGGAAGCGCGGCTGCACCAGGGCAAGGACATCAGTCGTCTCGCCAGCGTCGCCAGCTTCTTCATCAGTCGGGTCGATGGTGTGCTGGACAAGCTGATCGACGAGCGCAAGGGCAGTGACGGCGAGCTGGCCGAACTGCGTGGCAAGATCGCCATCGCCAATGCAAAGCTCGCCTATCAGGACTACCTGCGCCTGATCCAGTCGCCACGCTGGAAGGTGCTGGAAGCCAAGGGTGCCCATCCGCAACGCCTATTGTGGGCTTCCACCGGATCCAAGGATCCGGCCTATCCCGATACCCTCTATGTGGATCAGCTGATCGGTCCGGATACCGTCAACACCATGCCACCCAAGACCATGGATGCCTTCCGTGATCATGGCACGGCAGCTCCGATGCTGAGCACCGACATCGAAGCCGCACAGCGCGTGGTGGATGCGACTGCCCGATTCGGGCTGGATCTCGATGGCGTGGCCAAGCGGCTGGTCAAGGACGGCGCCCGGCAATTCGAGGACGCCGCCGATGCCCTGTTGGGCGCGGTAGGGCAGAAGCGCCTCGATTTTCTCGGCGAGCGCCTGAATGCCGCGGACTATCGTCTGCCGCACGATCTGCATGAAGCCGTCGAGGCCCGCCTCGACGAGGCGCGACGTGAAGGCTGGTCGCGCCGGCTGTGGCAGGGCGATGCCTCGCTCTGGACCGGTCGCGACGAGGACCAGTGGGTGGGTTGGCTGGCCGCTGCCCAGGGTCGCCAGGCCGATCCGGTCGCGCTCAGCGCCCTGGCCGACGCCGTACGCGAGGAAGGCCTGGATACCGTGGTACTGCTGGGCATGGGCGGTTCGAGTCTGGGCCCGGAAGTGCTGGCCAATACCCTGGGTACCGCCACCGGCGGACTCGACCTCAAGGTGCTCGATTCCACCGATCCGGCGCAGATAGCTGCCCTGGAAGAGCAACTGGATTTGCACAAGACGCTGTTCCTAGTCTCCAGCAAGTCCGGCTCGACCCTGGAACCGGAAATCCTGCGCGCCTATTTTCACCAGGCTGTCGAGCGGACGCTGGGCGCGGACGAGGTGCAACGCCGCTTCGTCGCCATTACCGACCCCGGCTCCAAACTCGAGGCCAGCGCCACGGCGGAAGGCTACCGCGCCATCTTCCAGGGCGACCCCCATATCGGCGGGCGCTATTCGGTGCTATCGGTGTTCGGCATGGTGCCCCTGGCGCTGCTCGGCCATTCGGTGGCCGACTTCTTCCAGGTGACCCAACCCATGGTACTGGCCTGCAGTCCCAGTGCGCCTCCTGCCATCAACCCGGGCATCCGCCTCGGCGTGGTGCTGGGCGAGGCAGTGCGCGCCGGCCGTGACAAGGTCACCCTGATCGCCTCGCCAGGAGTGGCCAGCCTGGGCGCCTGGCTGGAACAACTGCTCGCCGAAAGTACCGGCAAGCAGGGCAAGGGCATCATCCCGGTCGACCTGGAGCCGCTTGGCGCACCGGATGTCTATGGCACGGATCGGGTATTCGTCAGTCTGGTGCTAGACGATGAGGAGGATGCCGAGCGCGATAGCCGCCTGCAGGCGCTGGCCGCGGCAGGGCATCCGGTGGTGGATATCCGGCTCGCTCGCCCTGAGCTGATCGGCCAGGAGTTCTTCCGCTGGGAAGTGGCCACCGAGGTGGCCGGTGCGGTCATCGGCATCAACCCGTTCGATCAGCCCGACGTGGAGGCCAGCAAGATCAAGACCCGCGCCCTCACCGATGGCTATGAACGCGACGGTCGCCTAGCCGGTGACGAGCCGCTGCTGGAGGAAGGTGCGTTGGCCCTGTTCGGCGACGCCGATCTGCAAGGGCAGGACACCGCCCGGGCGGCCATCAAGGCGCACCTGGCACGCCTGCAGCCCGGCGACTACTTGGCCGTGCTGGCCTATCTCGAGCGCAATGCCGTGCACGAGGAGGCCTTGGGCGCCATGCGTGATAGCATTCGCGACAGCAAGCGCGTAGCGACCGTCGGCGGCTTCGGCCCCCGCTTTTTGCACTCCACGGGGCAGGCCTACAAGGGTGGTCCCAACTCGGGTGTGTTCATCCAGATTACCGCCGATGCCCAGAACGACCTGGAAATTCCAGGGCGGGGTCTGAGCTTTGGCGTCGTCGAGGCCGCCCAGGCCAAGGGCGACCTCGAGGTACTGGCCGAACGGGGACGGCGCTACCTGCGCGTGCATATCAAGGGCGGCGACATCGACGCCGGCCTGCAACAAATAGTCGAACTGGTCGAGGCGGCGGTCGCCTGA
- the tkt gene encoding transketolase: MGSTAPSSPNADQLTIDTIRTLSMDAVQKANSGHPGTPMALAPVGHTLWSRFLRYHPEHPDWPNRDRFVLSVGHASMLLYSLLHLAGVKEIDEHGTATGKEAVSLDDIKQFRQLDSKTPGHPEYRMTTGIETTTGPLGQGCGNSVGMALAQKWLAARFNQPGVTLFDYDVYVLCGDGDMMEGVTGEAASMAGHLGLDNLCWIYDNNTISIEGHTELAFSEDVAERFRGYGWHTLHVKDANDAEALAAALHRFKGNTGKPTLIVVDSLIGYGAPNKQNTAAAHGEPLGADEIKLAKKAYGWPEDADFLVPDDARHHLRDALLERASGLYEDWNRAFDRLRQDDPTRADELQRMRAGEMPEGWDAKLPSFEPDAKGVASRESGGKALNAFAQNIPWLVGGAADLAPSTKTNLKFDGAGSFSAREPSGRNMHFGIREHAMGSIANGMALCYLRSFTATFLVFSDYMKPPIRLASIMELPVVFVFTHDSIGVGEDGPTHQPIEHLAQLRATPGLLTMRPGDANEAVQAWKIALQQTNRPSCMVLSRQPLPTLDRSKYASAEGVAQGAYVVADAEGGTPQVILMATGSELGLAMQAYEQLKGEGVKARVVSMPCWELFEEQDESYKQSVLPDEVLGRVAIEQAGPLGWERYIGRKGASVTMSTFGASAPIGKLQAKYGYTVENVVKLAKEQAQRKGSAA, from the coding sequence ATGGGTTCCACCGCACCTTCCAGCCCCAACGCCGACCAACTGACCATCGACACCATCCGTACCCTGTCCATGGACGCGGTACAGAAGGCCAACTCCGGCCACCCCGGTACCCCGATGGCCCTGGCTCCGGTCGGCCATACGCTGTGGAGCCGCTTCCTCCGCTATCACCCCGAGCATCCTGACTGGCCCAACCGTGACCGCTTCGTGCTATCGGTTGGCCATGCCTCCATGCTGCTCTATTCGCTGCTGCATCTGGCAGGCGTGAAGGAAATCGACGAGCACGGCACCGCCACCGGCAAGGAAGCGGTCAGCCTTGATGACATCAAGCAATTCCGCCAGCTGGACTCCAAGACGCCAGGTCACCCCGAATACCGCATGACCACCGGAATCGAGACCACTACCGGTCCCCTGGGTCAGGGCTGCGGCAACAGCGTTGGCATGGCGCTGGCACAGAAGTGGCTGGCCGCGCGGTTCAACCAGCCAGGCGTGACCCTGTTCGACTATGACGTCTATGTGCTCTGTGGCGACGGCGACATGATGGAAGGCGTCACCGGCGAGGCGGCGTCCATGGCCGGCCACCTGGGCCTGGACAACCTTTGCTGGATCTACGACAACAACACCATCAGCATCGAAGGCCACACCGAGCTGGCCTTCAGCGAAGACGTGGCTGAGCGTTTCCGTGGTTATGGCTGGCATACGCTGCACGTCAAGGACGCCAACGACGCCGAGGCCCTGGCCGCCGCCCTGCATCGCTTCAAGGGCAATACTGGCAAGCCGACCCTGATCGTGGTCGACAGCCTCATCGGCTACGGCGCGCCGAACAAGCAGAACACCGCAGCTGCCCATGGCGAGCCCCTGGGCGCGGACGAGATCAAGCTGGCGAAGAAGGCCTATGGCTGGCCGGAGGACGCCGACTTCCTGGTACCCGACGACGCCCGTCACCACCTGCGCGACGCCCTGCTGGAGCGTGCCAGCGGTCTCTACGAAGACTGGAACCGTGCCTTCGATCGCCTGCGCCAGGACGATCCGACCCGGGCCGATGAACTCCAGCGCATGCGCGCCGGTGAAATGCCGGAAGGCTGGGACGCCAAGCTGCCCAGCTTCGAGCCCGATGCCAAGGGCGTGGCCTCCCGCGAGTCCGGTGGCAAGGCGCTCAATGCCTTTGCCCAGAACATTCCCTGGCTGGTTGGCGGGGCAGCGGACTTGGCGCCGTCCACCAAGACCAATCTCAAGTTCGATGGCGCTGGCAGCTTCTCCGCCCGTGAGCCGTCCGGGCGCAACATGCACTTCGGTATCCGCGAGCATGCCATGGGCTCCATCGCCAATGGCATGGCGCTCTGCTACCTGCGCAGCTTCACCGCTACCTTCCTGGTGTTCAGCGACTACATGAAGCCGCCGATCCGCCTGGCTTCCATCATGGAGCTGCCGGTGGTGTTCGTCTTCACCCACGATTCCATCGGCGTCGGCGAAGATGGCCCGACCCACCAGCCGATCGAGCACTTGGCGCAACTCCGTGCCACCCCGGGTTTGTTGACCATGCGTCCCGGGGATGCCAATGAAGCGGTGCAGGCCTGGAAGATCGCCCTGCAGCAGACCAATAGACCTTCCTGCATGGTGCTGTCGCGCCAGCCACTGCCGACCCTGGACCGCAGCAAATACGCCAGCGCCGAAGGCGTGGCCCAGGGCGCCTATGTGGTAGCCGATGCCGAGGGCGGCACGCCCCAGGTAATCCTCATGGCCACTGGTAGCGAGCTGGGTCTGGCGATGCAGGCCTACGAGCAGCTCAAGGGCGAGGGCGTGAAGGCACGGGTCGTGTCCATGCCTTGCTGGGAGCTGTTCGAGGAACAGGACGAGTCCTACAAGCAATCGGTGCTACCCGACGAGGTCCTGGGCCGTGTTGCCATCGAGCAGGCCGGTCCCCTGGGCTGGGAGCGCTACATTGGTCGCAAGGGTGCCTCGGTCACCATGAGCACCTTTGGTGCCTCCGCGCCCATCGGCAAGCTGCAGGCGAAATATGGCTACACCGTGGAAAACGTGGTCAAGCTGGCCAAGGAACAGGCGCAACGTAAAGGGAGCGCCGCATGA
- a CDS encoding flagellar protein FliT, translated as MNVAMQKTPVERVELVYEQMAAALKAGDWTRIAELDLDCRLFVDEAVYATGDEAVALRASLERLLALYASMLQSCKAERDATAQELTKLNKSNQAAKVYQLFG; from the coding sequence ATGAACGTCGCCATGCAAAAGACCCCGGTGGAACGTGTCGAGCTCGTCTATGAGCAGATGGCCGCTGCACTCAAGGCGGGAGACTGGACGCGGATCGCCGAGTTGGATCTGGATTGCCGGCTGTTCGTCGACGAAGCGGTTTATGCCACGGGCGATGAAGCCGTAGCCCTGCGCGCCAGTCTCGAACGCTTGCTGGCGCTCTATGCCTCCATGCTGCAGAGCTGCAAGGCAGAGCGGGATGCCACCGCCCAGGAGCTGACCAAGCTCAATAAGTCGAATCAGGCGGCCAAGGTCTATCAACTGTTCGGTTGA
- a CDS encoding sigma-54-dependent transcriptional regulator, with protein sequence MTLPILLVEDDRALREALADTLELGGYRYRAVDSGWGALLALAEESFGLVISDVNMPGIDGHQLLASIRLRDPALPVLLMTAFGSIERAVEAMRGGAADYLVKPFEPRLLLETLARCCPQGRRAPSDRQPVAVDPQSRQLLELARRVAQSDATVLITGESGTGKEVLARFIHDHSARAEGPFVAVNCAAIPDHLLEAILFGHEKGAFTGAIAAQPGKFELAQGGTLLLDEISEMPLGLQAKLLRVLQEREVERIGARKPLALDIRVVATSNRKLAEEAAAGRFREDLFYRLSVFPLAWLPLRDRPADIVPLAERLLVVQAARMNRSVPTLSAAARQALAEHSWPGNVRELDNAVQRALILQPGEQVQAEDFGLHWLSTGVTLASATTPPADASTSEAVRPLDADLRDREFQVILDTLKAERGRRKETAERLGISARTLRYKLAQMRDAGLDVELSQLAGC encoded by the coding sequence ATGACCCTGCCCATCCTGTTGGTGGAAGACGACCGCGCCCTGCGCGAAGCCCTGGCCGATACCCTGGAACTCGGCGGCTATCGCTACCGCGCCGTGGACAGTGGTTGGGGGGCGCTGCTGGCGCTGGCCGAGGAATCCTTTGGGCTGGTGATCAGTGACGTCAACATGCCGGGCATTGACGGCCATCAGTTGCTGGCCAGCATCCGGCTGCGCGATCCGGCGCTGCCGGTGCTGCTGATGACCGCCTTCGGCAGCATCGAACGTGCCGTCGAGGCCATGCGCGGCGGCGCGGCGGATTATCTGGTCAAGCCCTTCGAACCACGGCTGCTGCTGGAGACCCTGGCGCGTTGCTGTCCTCAGGGGCGGCGAGCGCCCAGTGATCGGCAGCCGGTGGCGGTCGACCCCCAGAGCCGGCAACTGCTGGAGTTGGCCCGCCGGGTGGCCCAGAGCGATGCCACGGTGTTGATCACTGGTGAATCCGGCACCGGCAAGGAGGTGCTGGCGCGCTTCATCCATGATCACTCGGCGCGGGCGGAAGGCCCCTTCGTGGCGGTCAATTGCGCGGCCATTCCCGATCATCTGCTCGAGGCCATTCTCTTCGGCCATGAAAAGGGCGCCTTCACCGGTGCCATCGCCGCCCAGCCTGGCAAGTTCGAGCTGGCCCAGGGCGGTACCCTGTTGCTGGACGAGATCTCCGAGATGCCCCTGGGCCTGCAGGCCAAGCTGCTGCGGGTGCTGCAGGAGCGTGAGGTGGAGCGGATTGGGGCACGCAAGCCGTTGGCGCTGGATATCCGCGTGGTAGCCACCAGCAACCGCAAGCTCGCGGAGGAGGCCGCCGCCGGGCGTTTTCGCGAAGATCTCTTCTATCGGCTATCGGTGTTTCCGCTGGCCTGGTTGCCGCTGCGCGACCGGCCGGCCGATATTGTGCCGCTGGCCGAGCGTCTATTGGTGGTGCAAGCCGCGCGGATGAACCGCTCGGTGCCGACGCTGAGCGCTGCCGCGCGTCAGGCCCTGGCCGAGCATAGTTGGCCGGGCAATGTGCGCGAGCTGGATAATGCCGTGCAGCGTGCGCTTATCCTGCAGCCGGGTGAGCAGGTGCAGGCCGAGGATTTCGGGCTGCACTGGTTGTCGACCGGCGTAACCCTGGCGTCTGCCACCACGCCTCCGGCGGATGCTTCCACCAGCGAGGCCGTGCGGCCGCTGGACGCCGATCTGCGCGACAGGGAATTCCAGGTGATCCTCGATACCCTCAAGGCTGAACGTGGCCGCCGCAAGGAGACTGCCGAGCGCCTGGGCATCAGCGCGCGCACGCTCAGGTACAAGCTTGCGCAGATGCGCGATGCCGGGTTGGACGTTGAGCTCTCCCAGCTCGCAGGCTGCTGA
- a CDS encoding sensor histidine kinase, with protein MPAQALSSSVPADTLAEASASAQAREALGQMSRQLSESFQLLEARMNSLQGELEWVSAQRLQELAEKERLASRLQNLLDVLPAGIVVLDGAGRVRDGNPVAVALLGEPLVGELWRTVIARAFAPRHDDGHEVSLRDGRRLSIAIRSLDGEPGQLVLLNDLTETRHLQGELARHERLSALGRTMASLAHQIRTPLTAALLYASHLEEGGLAAEQQQRFAGRLKERLHELENQVRDMLVFARGELPLADRLAPQALFTALRDAAAPHLGNCPVRWQLDAGSGLLACNRDMLVGAALNLIHNAVQAMAGSGRSARLKVHLYRRDAELRLAISDTGPGIPSAVRQRLGEPFLSTKTTGTGLGLPVALAMAKAHGGRLTVRSQLGRGTLVTFVLPLLANEEAVA; from the coding sequence ATGCCTGCGCAAGCCCTTTCTTCCTCCGTCCCTGCCGATACCCTCGCGGAGGCCTCCGCCTCGGCGCAGGCCCGCGAGGCCCTGGGACAGATGTCGCGCCAGCTGAGCGAATCCTTCCAGTTGCTCGAAGCCCGGATGAATTCGCTGCAGGGTGAACTGGAGTGGGTATCCGCCCAGCGCTTGCAGGAGTTGGCGGAAAAGGAGCGCCTGGCCAGTCGCCTGCAGAACCTGCTCGATGTGCTGCCCGCCGGCATCGTGGTGTTGGATGGCGCCGGACGGGTGCGGGATGGAAATCCGGTCGCCGTGGCCCTGCTCGGCGAGCCGTTGGTGGGAGAGCTATGGCGTACGGTGATCGCCCGGGCGTTTGCCCCGCGCCATGACGATGGCCATGAGGTTTCCCTGCGCGACGGTAGGCGCCTGTCCATTGCCATCCGCTCGCTGGATGGCGAACCCGGGCAACTGGTGCTGCTCAACGACCTGACCGAAACGCGTCATCTGCAGGGCGAGCTGGCCCGCCACGAGCGTCTCTCGGCGCTAGGCCGGACCATGGCCTCGCTGGCTCATCAGATCCGTACGCCGCTCACCGCGGCGCTGCTCTATGCCAGTCATCTGGAAGAGGGCGGTCTGGCAGCGGAGCAGCAGCAGCGCTTCGCCGGCCGGCTCAAGGAGCGGCTGCACGAGCTGGAAAATCAGGTCCGCGACATGCTGGTGTTCGCCCGGGGTGAGTTGCCCCTGGCAGATCGACTGGCGCCCCAGGCGCTGTTCACGGCCTTGCGTGACGCGGCCGCGCCCCATCTCGGCAATTGTCCGGTGCGCTGGCAACTCGATGCGGGCAGCGGTCTGCTCGCCTGCAATCGCGACATGCTGGTTGGTGCAGCCCTCAATCTCATTCACAACGCCGTGCAGGCCATGGCTGGCAGTGGCCGGTCGGCGCGGCTCAAGGTGCACCTCTATCGCCGCGATGCCGAGTTACGCCTGGCGATCAGCGATACCGGGCCAGGTATTCCTTCGGCGGTCCGGCAGCGTCTGGGTGAGCCTTTTCTCAGCACCAAGACCACCGGTACCGGTCTCGGATTGCCGGTTGCCCTGGCGATGGCCAAGGCCCACGGCGGGCGGCTCACTGTGCGCTCGCAACTGGGCCGCGGCACCCTGGTGACCTTCGTCCTGCCTCTGCTGGCAAATGAGGAGGCTGTGGCATGA